One Mugil cephalus isolate CIBA_MC_2020 chromosome 12, CIBA_Mcephalus_1.1, whole genome shotgun sequence DNA segment encodes these proteins:
- the LOC125017780 gene encoding olfactory receptor 142-like: MDDVDLNVTYIILDGYVEIDKYRYLYFLIMFTLYILIICSNSTIVYLIWIHKNLHEPMYIFIAALLLNCVLYSTSIYPKLLIDFLSEKQIISYSACLFQFFLFYFFGSAEFLLLSVMSYDRYVSICKPLQYPNIMTRTNVSMFLVIAWLIPAGHMAVPAILSAQAKLCDFTFKGIFCNNAIYDLHCVKSRSVTMFGAVILLDLVGFPFLFIVFTYTRILIITYRCSREVRKKAAETCLPHLFVLIVFSILSGYEGIIVRVESDFSKTERFLMTLQIILYHPLFNPFIYGLKMKEIFKHLKRLLCPAKFI, translated from the coding sequence ATGGAtgatgttgatttaaatgttacttATATAATTCTTGATGGGTACGTAGAAATTgacaaatacagatatttatactttttaattatgtttacACTATATATTCTAATAATCTGCAGCAATTCTACTATTGTGTACCTTATCTGGATACATAAAAACCTCCATGAGCCTATGTACATTTTCATTGCAGCTTTGCTACTGAACTGTGTTCTTTACAGCACTTCTATTTATCCAAAGCTCCTGATCGACTTTTTATCTGAAAAACAGATTATCTCATATTCTGCCTGcctctttcagttttttctgttttacttttttgggAGTGCAGAATTCCTTCTCTTGTCAGTTATGTCCTACGATAGATATGTGTCTATATGTAAACCTCTGCAATACCCAAATATTATGACAAGAACCAATGTGAGTATGTTTCTGGTTATAGCTTGGCTTATACCTGCTGGACACATGGCTGTTCCTGCAATACTGAGCGCACAAGCAAAACTGTGTGACTTCACTTTCAAAGGCATATTTTGTAACAACGCAATTTATGATCTGCATTGTGTAAAATCAAGATCTGTTACTATGTTTGGTGCAGTCATTTTATTAGATCTTGTAGgatttccttttctcttcatAGTTTTTACATACACCAGGATACTTATAATAACCTACCGATGTTCTAGAGAAGTCAGGAAGAAAGCTGCAGAGACCTGTTTACCACACTTGTTTGTCTTGattgttttctccattttgagTGGATACGAGGGAATTATAGTACGGGTGGAATCTGATTTCTCAAAGACTGAACGTTTCCTAATGACGTTACAAATAATTCTGTATCACCCTCTGTTTAATCCATTTATATATGGACtcaaaatgaaggaaatatttaaacactTAAAACGATTGTTATGTCCAGCCAAATTCATCTGA
- the LOC125017171 gene encoding olfactory receptor 11H2-like produces the protein MDDVDLNITYIILDGHVEIDKYRYVYFFVLISVYILIICSNSTIVYLIWIDKNLHEPMYIFIAALLLNCILYSTTVYPKLLIDLLSKKQIISYSACLFQFFVFYFLGSAEFFLLSAMSYDRYVSICKPLQYPNIMTTTTVRMFLVMAWVIPAGHIAVPAILSAQAKLCKFNLKGVFCNNAVYHLQCVESRSITIFGVICLLDLVVFPMLFIVFTYTRILIITYRCSREVKKKAAETCLPHLLVLISFSILSAYDVSIARVESNLPRAARLLMTLQIVLYHPLFNPFIYGLKMKEISKHLKRLLCPGKFI, from the coding sequence ATGGATGATGTTGATTTAAATATTACCTATATTATTCTTGATGGTCATGTGGAAATTGACAAATACAGATATGTCTACTTTTTTGTCTTGATATCAGTATATATTCTAATAATCTGCAGCAATTCTACTATTGTTTACCTTATTTGGATAGATAAAAACCTCCATGAGCCTATGTACATTTTCATTGCAGCTTTGCTACTGAACTGTATTCTTTACAGTACTACTGTTTATCCAAAGCTCCTGATCGACCTTTTATCTAAAAAACAGATCATCTCATATTCTGCCTGcctctttcagttttttgtattttactttttaggGAGTGCAGAATTCTTTCTCTTGTCAGCTATGTCCTATGACAGATATGTGTCTATATGTAAACCTCTGCAATATCCAAATATCATGACAACAACCACTGTGAGAATGTTCCTGGTTATGGCTTGGGTTATACCTGCTGGTCATATTGCTGTTCCTGCAATACTGAGCGCACAAGCAAAACTGTGCAAGTTCAATTTAAAAGGAGTATTTTGTAACAATGCAGTTTATCATCTTCAGTGTGTAGAATCAAGATCCATTACTATATTTGGAGTGATTTGTTTATTGGATCTTGTAGTATTTCCTATGCTCTTCATAGTTTTTACATACACCAGGATACTTATAATAACCTACCGATGTTCTAgagaagtgaaaaagaaagCTGCAGAAACCTGTTTACCACACCTGTTGGTATTGATCAGTTTCTCTATTTTGAGTGCATATGATGTTAGCATAGCTCGTGTGGAATCTAATCTTCCAAGAGCTGCACGTTTATTAATGACTTTACAAATAGTTCTGTATCACCCTCTGTTTAATCCATTTATATATGGACtcaaaatgaaggaaatatcTAAACACTTGAAAAGATTGTTATGTCCCGGCAAATTCATCTGA